One genomic segment of Trichoplusia ni isolate ovarian cell line Hi5 chromosome 5, tn1, whole genome shotgun sequence includes these proteins:
- the LOC113493930 gene encoding lactase-phlorizin hydrolase-like, which yields MAAELGLDYYRISLSWSRILPTGFPNKINEDGVNYYNKLIDGLQAKGIDAMVTIYHWDLPQPLQELGGWTNPLIADWFEDYARVVYKHFGDRVKLWLTINEPIVICDGSYNSGLAAPGYLSPDIGAYLCNKHVLLAHAKAWRLYDKEFRPKFNGRVSLANHLLWIEPYSIEYTDLAELALQNSPCFQAGRYSHPIYSKAGGWPPGVEDAIAIACLEKGYPRSNFPSFTKEEIELVKGTYDYYGMNHYTSRLIREAHPDEKLLPWPFGDAPDLKAKMTVSDKWPATVVPWFYVNPKGIRKQLAWLKQQYGDLEVMITENGLPTYKGLNDTTRIDYYKKNLKQILLSINKDGVNVTHYTAWSLMDNFEWADGYTTKFGLYEVDFNDPKRTRTPRESAYYYASIIKNRSLDIPSNNTKPKQNAIAAGCYGKDLGGQFPPGFKFGAGTSSYQVEGAWNVSDKGVNILDKFVHDHPTSIKDLSNGDVACDSYHNWERDVEMAAELGLDYYRFSLSWSRILPTGFPNKISKDGVKYYNKLINGLQAKGIEAMVTIYHWDLPLPLQELGGWTNPLIADWFEDYARVVYTQFGDRVKLWLTVNEPISFCDGSYNTGVGAPGVLSPDVGAYICNKHVLLAHAKAWRLYDKEFRPKFNGRVSLANNLLWIEPYSEEYTDLAELALQNSAGRYSHPIFSEAGGWPPGVEEVIAKVCLEKGYPRSTFPSFSKEEIELVKGTYDYYGMNHYTSRLIREAHPDEKLLPWPYGDAPDLKAKMTVSDKWPATVVPWFYVNPKGIRKQLAWLKQQYGDLEIMITENGFPTYHGLNDTARIDYYKKNLKQILLSINKDGVNVTHYTAWSLMDNFEWADGYTTKFGLYEVDFNDPKRTRTPRESAIYYASVIKNRSLDIPSNTTKPKQKQKTLKK from the exons ATGGCTGCTGAACTGGGACTTGACTATTACAG GATTTCGCTATCCTGGTCTCGGATCCTCCCCACTGGCTTCCCTAACAAGATCAACGAAGATGGAGTAAACTACTACAACAAGCTGATTGACGGTCTTCAGGCGAAGGGCATCGACGCTATGGTTACTATATACCACTGGGACCTACCACAACCTCTCCAGGAGTTAG GTGGCTGGACTAACCCCCTCATCGCGGACTGGTTCGAGGACTACGCGCGGGTTGTGTACAAGCACTTCGGCGACCGCGTCAAGCTTTGGCTTACGATCAATGAGCCCATAGTTATATGTGATGGTAGTTACAACTCCGGTCTCGCTGCACCTGGTTATCTCAGCCCTGATATTGGAGCCTACTTATGTAACAAACACGTCCTATTGGCTCACGCTAAGGCCTGGAGACTGTACGATAAGGAATTCAGACCTAAGTTTAATG GTAGAGTATCACTGGCCAACCATTTACTGTGGATCGAACCTTATTCAATAGAATACACCGACCTTGCAGAACTAGCTCTACAAAACTCG CCCTGTTTTCAGGCGGGGAGATACTCCCATCCAATCTACTCTAAGGCGGGAGGCTGGCCGCCAGGCGTGGAGGACGCCATCGCTATAGCTTGCTTAGAAAAAGGATACCCCAGGTCAAACTTCCCGTCGTTCACGAAAGAAGAAATTGAGTTGGTCAAAG GAACATACGACTATTACGGCATGAACCACTACACGAGTCGTTTGATCCGGGAGGCTCATCCCGACGAGAAGCTGTTGCCCTGGCCCTTCGGAGACGCTCCAGACCTAAAGGCGAAAATGACTGTATCAGATAAATGGCCTGCCACTGTCGTTCCCTGGTTCTAC GTGAACCCAAAAGGTATCCGCAAGCAGTTGGCCTGGCTGAAGCAGCAGTACGGTGACCTGGAGGTCATGATCACAGAGAACGGACTGCCCACGTATAAAGGACTCAACGATACCACGAGAATCGACTATTACAAGAAGAATTTAAAACAg ATCTTGCTGTCAATTAATAAAGATGGGGTGAACGTGACTCACTACACCGCTTGGTCACTCATGGATAACTTTGAATGGGCTGATGGTTACAC TACCAAGTTCGGTCTGTACGAGGTGGACTTCAACGACCCGAAGCGCACGCGCACGCCTCGCGAGTCCGCCTACTACTACGCAAGCATTATCAAGAACCGCTCTTTGGATATACCTTCGAATAACAccaaaccaaaacaaaa CGCTATAGCAGCTGGATGCTACGGCAAAGACCTGGGCGGACAATTCCCTCCGGGTTTCAAGTTCGGAGCAGGCACTTCATCGTACCAAGTCGAGGGGGCTTGGAATGTTAGCG ACAAAGGTGTAAATATTTTGGATAAGTTTGTGCATGACCACCCGACTTCGATCAAAGACTTGAGCAATGGAGACGTCGCCTGCGACTCCTACCACAACTGGGAGAGGGATGTGGAGATGGCTGCTGAACTGGGACTTGACTATTACAG GTTTTCACTTTCCTGGTCGCGGATCCTCCCAACGGGTTTCCCCAACAAGATCAGCAAGGATGGCGTGAAGTACTACAATAAGCTGATCAACGGTCTTCAAGCGAAGGGCATCGAAGCCATGGTTACTATATACCACTGGGACCTACCGCTACCACTGCAGGAGTTAG GTGGCTGGACTAACCCCCTCATCGCGGACTGGTTCGAGGACTACGCGCGGGTTGTTTACACGCAGTTCGGCGACCGCGTCAAGCTTTGGCTCACGGTCAATGAGCCTATATCATTCTGTGACGGTAGTTACAACACCGGGGTCGGTGCCCCCGGTGTTCTCAGCCCTGATGTTGGAGCCTACATATGTAACAAACACGTCCTATTGGCTCACGCTAAGGCCTGGAGACTGTATGATAAGGAATTCAGACCTAAGTTTAATG gaaGAGTATCACTGGCCAACAATTTACTGTGGATTGAACCTTATTCAGAAGAATACACCGACCTTGCAGAACTTGCCCTACAAAATTCG GCGGGAAGATACTCCCACCCAATCTTCTCCGAGGCAGGAGGCTGGCCGCCAGGCGTGGAGGAAGTTATCGCTAAAGTTTGCTTAGAGAAAGGATATCCCAGGTCTACCTTCCCGTCGTTCTCAAAAGAAGAAATTGAGTTGGTCAAAG GAACATACGACTATTACGGCATGAACCACTACACGAGCCGTCTGATCCGGGAGGCTCACCCCGACGAGAAGCTGTTGCCCTGGCCCTACGGAGACGCCCCAGACTTAAAGGCGAAAATGACTGTATCAGATAAATGGCCTGCCACTGTCGTCCCCTGGTTCTAC GTGAACCCAAAAGGTATCCGCAAACAGTTGGCGTGGCTGAAGCAGCAGTACGGGGACCTGGAGATCATGATCACAGAAAACGGTTTTCCCACGTATCATGGACTCAACGACACCGCGAGAATCGACTATTACAAGAAGAATTTAAAACAG ATCTTGCTGTCAATTAATAAAGATGGGGTGAACGTGACTCACTACACCGCCTGGTCACTCATGGATAACTTTGAATGGGCTGATGGTTACAC caCTAAGTTTGGTCTGTACGAGGTAGACTTCAACGACCCGAAGCGCACTCGCACGCCTCGCGAGTCTGCTATCTACTACGCAAGCGTTATCAAGAACCGTTCTTTGGATATACCTTCAAATACCACTAAaccgaaacaaaaacaaaaaacattgaaaaaatga
- the LOC113494399 gene encoding myrosinase 1-like: MAITYLLVFCLAATACSCQENKFPPWFLFGAASASYQIEGGWNAHDKGESTWDRLVHTNPAAIEDGSNGDVACDSYHLWMRDIEMAEELGLTLYRFSISWPRLLPTGYPNIISEDGKNYYNNLIDGLLEKGIEPLVTMYHFDLPQSLQDLGGWANPLIIDWYVDYARVVFSLYADRVKLWLTLNEPFGICDAGYNLQHAPYLNNTDFGRFMCNKNVMLAHAKTWRVYDEEYKPLYHGKVSLSTLFIWYEPATPEDQELTDLVIEHWEGRYVHPIFSKEGGWPPAIEKFLLEDGKKKGYPNPLLPPFTDEEKELVRGTYDFYGLNHYSSRLVRKAKPGEVFSWPYYGSPELGVVFENHPDWKQAALNWFALYPEGLLHQLRWLKKTYGVEEILITENGYMDSYKGTDDWERLGYIRDNLEQVQLALQEGINVTGYTHWTLMDNFEWTSGYTVNFGLYAVDFSDPNRTRTPRESAKYYSQVTRAHALLPLPPRDEA, encoded by the exons ATGGCGATAACCTACTTACTCGTATTCTG CTTAGCAGCCACCGCCTGCAGCTGCCAAGAGAATAAGTTCCCACCGTGGTTCTTGTTCGGAGCGGCCTCGGCGAGCTACCAGATAGAAGGAGGCTGGAATGCTCATG ATAAGGGCGAGAGCACATGGGACAGGCTAGTGCACACGAACCCCGCGGCGATAGAGGACGGCTCGAATGGCGACGTGGCGTGCGACTCCTACCACCTGTGGATGCGAGACATCGAGATGGCCGAGGAGTTGGGGCTCACCTTGTATAG GTTCTCCATATCCTGGCCTCGTTTGCTCCCGACTGGATACCCCAACATCATCAGCGAGGACGGCAAGAACTACTACAACAATCTGATAGACGGACTGCTGGAGAAGGGGATCGAACCACTTGTCACCATGTACCACTTCGACTTGCCGCAGTCTTTGCAGGATTTGG GTGGCTGGGCCAACCCCCTCATCATCGACTGGTATGTCGACTACGCAAGGGTTGTATTTTCTCTCTACGCCGACCGAGTTAAGCTATGGCTGACTCTCAACGAGCCATTCGGCATATGCGACGCAGGGTACAACTTGCAACATGCACCGTACTTGAACAACACCGACTTCGGGAGGTTTATGTGCAATAAGAATGTGATGCTGGCCCATGCTAAGACTTGGAGGGTCTACGATGAGGAATACAAACCTTTATATCATG GTAAAGTATCACTGTCGACATTGTTCATCTGGTATGAACCTGCGACCCCCGAGGACCAGGAGCTCACAGATCTTGTAATAGAGCATTGG GAGGGTCGCTACGTTCACCCCATCTTCTCGAAGGAAGGTGGCTGGCCTCCAGCCATCGAGAAGTTCCTGCTAGAGGATGGAAAGAAGAAAGGTTATCCCAACCCTCTTCTGCCACCCTTCACCGACGAAGAAAAGGAACTTGTTAGAG GAACCTACGACTTCTACGGTTTGAACCACTATTCATCGCGTCTGGTGAGGAAAGCGAAGCCAGGAGAAGTGTTCTCCTGGCCTTACTACGGTTCCCCTGAACTCGGCGTTGTCTTCGAGAACCATCCCGATTGGAAACAGGCTGCTCTCAACTGGTTTGcg TTATACCCTGAGGGTCTCCTACACCAGTTGCGCTGGCTAAAGAAGACATATGGAGTTGAGGAGATCCTAATCACAGAGAATGGGTACATGGACTCGTACAAGGGTACTGATGACTGGGAGAGACTTGGCTACATAAGGGATAATCTGGAACAG GTGCAACTGGCCTTGCAGGAAGGTATCAATGTAACTGGATATACTCATTGGACTCTCATGGATAACTTCGAATGGACGTCTGGATACAC AGTAAACTTCGGACTGTATGCTGTAGACTTTTCGGATCCGAATCGCACTCGGACACCTAGAGAGTCGGCCAAGTACTACTCGCAAGTGACGCGAGCCCACGCCCTTCTGCCTTTGCCACCACGAGACGAAGCATAG
- the LOC113494400 gene encoding myrosinase 1-like, protein MKVYLKQIVERLSRYLSKIKTFYTNSVRKMYLAGLVVFSVLFVGCCGSEPLRFPTWFKFGAASSAYQVEGAWNVSDKGESIWDYLVHTRPEIVAGGGNGDVACDSYHLWRRDIQMCEELGLDTYRFSISWSRLLPSGYPNIISEDGKNYYNNLIDGLLEKGIEPVVTVHHFDLPQSLQDLGGWANPLIVDWFTDYAQVVFSLFGDRVTYWVTINEPFILCEGVFPLFLAPYYDDPNIGRYLCNKNVLVAHAKAYRMYDDLFRSKYNGKLSLSTLFFWFEPATPEDEEITDLMFEFWEGRYAHPIFSKEGGWPVKLEKNLADNARMEGYSHPRLPPFTSEEIDLVRGTYDYFALQHFTSRLVRRLRPGERNPMWPLIGSSEMGIIMESHPSWVSVNDWFAIWPQGFHKQLNWLNTTYDLKEIFITENGIPLGPDVDDTLRVEYHRSYLEQILQALHEGVPITGYTAWTLMDNFEWVSGYTVQFGLYSVNFTDPMRTRTPRTSAKYYANVTRTRML, encoded by the exons TGTGTTGTTCGTGGGTTGCTGTGGCTCGGAACCGCTGCGTTTCCCGACGTGGTTCAAGTTCGGTGCCGCATCGTCTGCCTACCAGGTCGAAGGGGCCTGGAACGTCAGTG ATAAAGGAGAAAGCATTTGGGACTATTTAGTGCACACACGCCCAGAAATAGTAGCTGGTGGTGGTAACGGTGACGTGGCGTGTGACTCCTACCACCTGTGGAGACGAGATATTCAGATGTGTGAGGAGTTAGGGCTGGACACGTACAG ATTTTCCATATCCTGGTCTCGTTTGCTCCCGTCAGGATACCCCAATATCATCAGCGAGGACGGCAAGAATTACTACAACAATTTGATAGACGGACTGCTCGAGAAGGGGATCGAACCGGTTGTGACGGTACATCATTTTGATTTGCCGCAGTCTTTACAAGACTTAG GTGGCTGGGCCAACCCCCTTATAGTCGACTGGTTCACAGACTACGCGCAAGTAGTATTCTCTCTGTTCGGTGACCGAGTCACGTACTGGGTCACTATCAACGAACCATTTATTCTCTGCGAAGGGGTTTTCCCTCTGTTCCTCGCTCCGTACTATGACGATCCGAACATTGGACGGTACTTATGCAATAAGAACGTTTTGGTCGCCCATGCTAAGGCGTATAGAATGTATGATGACCTGTTTAGGAGTAAATATAATG GAAAGCTCTCGTTGTCTACTCTTTTCTTCTGGTTTGAGCCAGCCACGCCAGAAGACGAAGAAATAACTGATTTAATGTTTGAGTTTTGG GAGGGACGATACGCACATCCAATTTTTTCAAAAGAGGGAGGATGGCCTGTCAAACTGGAAAAAAATCTGGCTGATAATGCAAGAATGGAAGGTTACTCACACCCGCGACTGCCACCATTCACATCTGAAGAAATAGATCTGGTTAGAG GTACATACGACTACTTTGCTTTGCAACACTTCACGAGCCGGCTGGTTCGACGCCTGCGCCCTGGAGAGAGGAACCCCATGTGGCCGCTGATAGGTTCCTCGGAGATGGGCATTATCATGGAGAGTCATCCCTCCTGGGTCAGCGTCAACGACTGGTTTGCG ATATGGCCTCAAGGTTTCCACAAGCAACTGAACTGGTTGAACACAACATACGACCTGAAGGAGATCTTCATCACGGAGAATGGGATTCCCTTAGGACCTGATGTGGACGACACGCTGCGAGTGGAATACCACAGGAGTTACTTGGAACAA atCTTGCAAGCTTTACACGAAGGAGTCCCTATAACAGGATACACAGCGTGGACATTGATGGACAACTTTGAATGGGTGTCAGGATATAC GGTTCAGTTCGGGTTGTACTCCGTGAACTTCACAGACccgatgcgcacgcgcacgcccCGCACGTCAGCTAAGTACTACGCAAACGTCACCAGGACTCGCATGCTCTAA